The DNA window CGAGACGCGCGATCCCGAACATGAACATGCGACAGTCCACGCACGGATTCATGTGCTTGCCGTAGCCGAAGCGCGGATGCCTGAGCAGCCGCAGGTACTCCTCGCCTTTGGCCCGCACCTCGAGCGCAATGCCCAGCTCCCGCGCCACCTCTCGCACGTCGCTCCGGCAGGCGGTCGGTGACTCGAGGTGGAGGCCGATCACCTCCAGTCCCTGGTCGAGCATCAGTCTCGCCGCCAGAGCGCTGTCGAGGCCGCCGGAGAGCAAAGTGAGTGCGCGGACGGGGGTCATGAGTCGCGAGATTATCAAGAGCGCACTACTTCCGTCGACGTGAAGGCTTCGGCCGACCTGCTCAGGGTGCTATCTTCCGCCGGCCATGAACATTCCGCCGTTCAGCATCTTCTCCGCCGTGAGCGAGCTTTTCGTCACGGCCGGCGTGCTCTACGTGGTGTGGGCCAACTGGAATCGCCGCCCCTTTCCCGGCCTGCTGTTCCTGGGTCTGGCGCTGTTCGAAGCGCTCGTCAACGTCCTCTACATGGCCAACCGCGCCGCCAGCGCGGCATCGGGACACGAGCCTCTCTACACCGGCATGAAGATCTTCTTCGCCGCGCACGGAATGCTCTCCCTGCTCGCCTATGTCGCGTTCGTCATCCTCGGCGCGCTGGCATACCAGGAGCAGAAGGCCGGCCGCTGGTTCTTCCGGGAGCATCGCATCTGGACTTTGGTGTTCGTCGTGGCCTGGCTGGTGAGCATCGCTTCGGGAGAAGCGATCTTCGTGCTGCGCTACGTGCGCCCGTCGTGAGCCGCTCCCGCTCCGCCGACGAGCGCGCGGGGCGGCTCCGATCGCCGCTGCTGATCGCGTTGTGGATCCTGCTGGCCTTCGAGGCCCTCTCCGGGCTCGTCCTGTTCGCCGCGTTCCTGATCGCCGGCCGCCGCCCGGGCGAGACGCTTCATGTCGCCCTTGGCGTCCCGCTGGCCGCCTCTTATGCCGTGTATCAATGGCGCCACTGGCGGCGCGTTTCGCCGTTCCGCGGCCGGCCCGATCACGTGCTGGGACTGGTGGCGGCCGCGGTCATGTCCGTCACGCTCGCGAGCGGACTCGCGCTCGGTGCGCAATGGTGGATGGCTCGGATCTCGGCGCGCAGCAGGGGTGAAGTGCCTTATGCGGTTGCGCTCTCGTCGGTCCACAACATCGGCAGCATGCTGGTCATGGCCTTCGTGGGCGCGCATCTCGTAGCGGTGCTCAGTCGCGACGCGGCGCGCAGGCCCCCCGGCGCGAGCTAACGGATCCAGCGCTCCAGCCAGCCCAGGACCTCTCGATACCAGAGCAGTGAGTTCCTCGGCTTGAGCACCCAGTGGTTCTCGTCCGGGAAGTACACCAGGCGCGCGGGCACGCCCTTGGCCTTGAGCACGCCGTAGCACTCGAGACCCTGCGTGACCGGCACGCGGTAGTCGCGCTCGCCGTGGATCACCAGCATCGGCGTATTGAAGCCCGTGGCGAAGCGTGCGGGACTCCAGCGCTCGATCGCGTCGAGGCCATCCCATGGCTCCCCTCCCATCGACTTCGAGCGGCCCTGGGTGACGTCGCTCGCGTATTGCGACATCAGGTTGTAGACCCCGGCGTGGTTGACGATGCAGCGGAAGCGGTCCGTGTGGCCCGCGATCCAGGCCGCCATGTACCCGCCGTACGAGCCGCCGGCCGCGGCCATGCGCTTCTCGTCCGCGAGCCCCGCGGCAATCAGATGGTCGGTGGCGAGCATCACGTCTTCGAATGGGCGATCGCCCCAGCCGCCCTGGATGCGCTGGGCGAAGTCCTGGCCCCACGAGGTCGAGCCCTGGAAGTTGACCTGCGCGACGACATATCCCGCGGCGGCGAACAGGTGACTGTTCCAGCGGAAATGGAACGCGTCACCGCTGATGCCGTGCGGTCCACCGTGGACCATCTGCACCAGGGGACGGCGCCCACTCTCGTAGCCCGGCGGAAGCGTGACGTACATCTGGATCATCTCGCCCTGGGCCCCTTCGAGCTGCATCTCGCGCACCTCGCCGATCGAGAACGTCCGGGTGACGGGCTCGGTGAAGCGGGTCACCTGCCGGGAGGTGCCGGTGCCGGCGCTCTCGAAGACCTCGGGCGGCTGCGACAAGGACTGGAGGCTGAACCACAGACGACCGTCCGAGCCGATCGCCAGACCGCTCACCGTGCCCCCCCGCACCACCTCGCGCGGCGTCGCCGGCGCCTGCGGATCGAGCGCGAAGATGCTGGTGCGCCCTTCGTCCTCCGCCGTGAGGACGAGCGAGCCATCCCGTCCGAACTCCCAGGCCGAGGGCGAGCGGTCCCAGCCCTCCAGCAACGGCGACACTTTTCCGCTCGCGACGTCGAGGCGCATCAGCCGAACCGTGTCCGCGTAGAACGTCGGGTCCTGGGTCATGCCGAAGGCGATCCAGGATCCGTCGCGGCTGTAGCGAGGACGCAGGTTCTCCGCGGGATGACTGGGCGTGAGGTTCTTGATCTCGCCGCCCTGGACGGGCACGCGATAGAGCGTCGAGTGCACGATCG is part of the Candidatus Eisenbacteria bacterium genome and encodes:
- a CDS encoding S9 family peptidase — encoded protein: MTLVANAFSTLHPARSPQGLRPMTAEDLWTIPRVGSPIPSPKGDILAVCVTTYDLEKNQGRGRIWLVPCEADRPPGEPRPLTSADVSSGEPSFSPDGKRLAFTRKADHGKAQLHVMPLDGGEAQKLTELPLGVLDPKWLPDGSGIVFFAPLLRGHFTPEATKAEIERRDKDPVKAHVTEERLYRYWDQWLTTGETPHLFLLELATGSLRDLTPEATAWLDWMDPSGHYDISPDGREIAYSGIVFDEKRSIVHSTLYRVPVQGGEIKNLTPSHPAENLRPRYSRDGSWIAFGMTQDPTFYADTVRLMRLDVASGKVSPLLEGWDRSPSAWEFGRDGSLVLTAEDEGRTSIFALDPQAPATPREVVRGGTVSGLAIGSDGRLWFSLQSLSQPPEVFESAGTGTSRQVTRFTEPVTRTFSIGEVREMQLEGAQGEMIQMYVTLPPGYESGRRPLVQMVHGGPHGISGDAFHFRWNSHLFAAAGYVVAQVNFQGSTSWGQDFAQRIQGGWGDRPFEDVMLATDHLIAAGLADEKRMAAAGGSYGGYMAAWIAGHTDRFRCIVNHAGVYNLMSQYASDVTQGRSKSMGGEPWDGLDAIERWSPARFATGFNTPMLVIHGERDYRVPVTQGLECYGVLKAKGVPARLVYFPDENHWVLKPRNSLLWYREVLGWLERWIR